Proteins encoded within one genomic window of Actinoplanes octamycinicus:
- a CDS encoding carbohydrate kinase family protein yields MVIVVGDLVTDVLVEHDGPIQPGSDTAAAIRVSGGGQAANTAAWLASAGQPVTLVAAVGDDRAGRDRVAELAAAGVGDAIEVRPGAATGSVVVLTGAGERTMITDRGACLLLDPAHVTRAIAAAPPGSHLHLSGYPLLHAGSRPAGLAALAAARDHGLTVSVDAASAAPLRAAGPEVFLAWVRGIDLLSCNADEADVLAGPGDPATQAARLTDVVQHAVVKRGAGGAVWASRGGGSWSAPGVPVPMTDPTGAGDAFAAGLLRSWLAGDPPGTALAAGATLGAAAVQLLGARPAS; encoded by the coding sequence CTGGTGATCGTCGTCGGGGACCTGGTCACCGACGTGCTGGTGGAGCACGACGGGCCGATCCAGCCGGGTTCGGACACCGCGGCCGCGATCCGGGTCAGCGGCGGCGGTCAGGCGGCCAACACGGCCGCCTGGCTGGCCTCCGCCGGGCAGCCGGTCACCCTGGTCGCCGCGGTCGGCGACGACCGGGCCGGCCGGGACCGGGTGGCCGAGCTGGCCGCCGCCGGGGTGGGCGACGCGATCGAGGTCCGGCCGGGCGCGGCGACCGGCAGCGTGGTGGTGCTGACCGGCGCCGGCGAGCGCACGATGATCACCGATCGCGGCGCCTGCCTGCTGCTCGACCCGGCGCACGTGACCAGGGCGATCGCGGCCGCGCCGCCCGGCAGCCACCTGCACCTCTCCGGCTATCCGCTGCTGCACGCCGGGTCCCGTCCGGCGGGCCTGGCGGCCCTGGCCGCGGCGCGGGACCACGGACTCACGGTGAGCGTCGACGCGGCGTCCGCTGCCCCGTTGCGCGCCGCCGGGCCCGAGGTCTTCCTGGCTTGGGTACGCGGTATCGACCTGCTGTCGTGCAACGCGGACGAGGCGGACGTGCTGGCCGGGCCCGGCGATCCGGCGACCCAGGCGGCGCGCCTGACCGATGTCGTTCAGCACGCCGTGGTGAAGCGGGGCGCCGGCGGAGCCGTCTGGGCGAGCCGGGGCGGCGGGTCGTGGTCCGCTCCGGGCGTCCCGGTGCCGATGACGGACCCGACCGGCGCGGGCGACGCCTTCGCCGCCGGCCTGCTGAGGTCCTGGCTGGCCGGCGACCCGCCCGGCACGGCGCTGGCCGCGGGCGCCACCCTCGGCGCGGCAGCGGTCCAGCTCCTGGGCGCCCGGCCGGCGTCTTGA
- a CDS encoding IS110 family transposase: MWFCRDDGKVNGYMGQLIIGVDPHKRSATIEIINEREQVLARGRYGTDTGGYQQMLAAGRRHAGRVWAVEGCNGIGRHLAQRLVADGETVLDVPAKLAAKARNFDTGHGRKTDGHDAHHIAVTALRTPGLRRVHADGATVALRLLADRRDQLGATRTETINRLHQLLLELIPGGAKKNLTTDQARTLLERVSVPAGDIVTATRYQLAGDLADELTTLDTKIKAANRQLKTVLAATGTQLTSLNGIGPSGAARLLGDIGDISRFPTRGHFATWNGTAPIDVSSGDNHHHRLNRAGNRRINRVLHIMAITQLRFDTPGRAYYQRKRAEGKTAMEAMRALKRRLSDTVYRQMIKDDHTAQQTATGPGGHTGATLNSSAADPNPKIDTSEKSQPGPANHHPKTPLTPTP; encoded by the coding sequence GTGTGGTTCTGCCGCGACGACGGGAAGGTCAACGGGTACATGGGTCAGCTGATCATTGGAGTCGATCCGCACAAGCGGTCCGCGACGATCGAGATCATCAACGAGCGTGAACAGGTGCTGGCCCGTGGCAGGTACGGCACCGACACCGGTGGCTACCAGCAGATGCTCGCCGCCGGCCGCCGTCACGCCGGCCGGGTGTGGGCGGTCGAGGGCTGTAACGGCATCGGCCGGCACCTGGCCCAGCGGCTGGTCGCCGACGGCGAAACCGTGCTGGACGTCCCGGCGAAACTCGCCGCGAAAGCCCGCAACTTTGACACCGGGCACGGCCGTAAAACCGACGGTCACGACGCGCACCACATCGCGGTGACCGCCCTGCGCACCCCGGGCCTGCGCCGCGTTCACGCCGACGGCGCCACCGTCGCGCTGCGGCTGCTGGCCGACCGCCGCGACCAGCTCGGCGCCACCCGCACCGAGACCATCAACCGGCTGCACCAGCTACTGCTCGAACTGATCCCCGGCGGCGCGAAGAAGAACCTGACCACCGACCAGGCCCGCACCCTGCTCGAACGCGTCAGCGTCCCGGCCGGCGACATCGTCACCGCCACCCGCTATCAGCTGGCCGGCGACCTGGCCGACGAGCTCACCACCCTGGACACCAAGATCAAAGCAGCCAACCGGCAGCTGAAGACCGTGCTGGCCGCCACCGGCACCCAGCTGACCAGCCTCAACGGCATCGGCCCCTCCGGCGCCGCCCGCCTGCTCGGCGACATCGGCGACATCAGCCGCTTCCCGACCCGCGGGCACTTCGCCACCTGGAACGGCACCGCCCCCATCGACGTGTCCTCCGGCGACAACCATCATCACCGGCTCAACCGGGCCGGGAACCGGCGCATCAACCGGGTCCTGCACATCATGGCCATCACCCAGCTCCGCTTCGACACCCCCGGCCGCGCCTACTACCAGCGCAAACGCGCCGAAGGCAAAACCGCGATGGAAGCCATGCGAGCGTTGAAACGACGCCTGTCCGACACCGTCTACCGCCAAATGATCAAAGACGACCACACGGCACAACAGACAGCGACGGGTCCGGGAGGACACACGGGGGCGACTCTGAACTCCAGCGCGGCCGACCCAAACCCCAAGATCGACACTTCGGAAAAGTCACAACCCGGACCCGCCAACCACCACCCTAAAACACCCCTCACACCAACCCCTTGA
- a CDS encoding DUF3099 domain-containing protein, with product MKKQPSVLITDAARSPGDQLRSREIRYVAMMSARVGCLILGGVLISARVPLLPLWLVLCAAGMVFLPWAAVLIANDRAPKTKAERAADAAARERHQMALSDAAPIPEPVTIDAEIVDPGETDKKP from the coding sequence GTGAAGAAGCAGCCCTCAGTGCTGATCACCGATGCCGCACGCAGCCCCGGCGACCAGCTCCGCAGCCGCGAGATCCGCTACGTCGCGATGATGAGCGCCCGGGTCGGGTGCCTCATCCTCGGCGGCGTCCTGATCAGCGCGCGGGTGCCGTTGCTACCGCTCTGGCTGGTCCTGTGCGCGGCCGGGATGGTCTTCCTGCCCTGGGCCGCGGTGCTGATCGCGAACGACCGGGCGCCGAAGACGAAGGCGGAGCGGGCGGCGGACGCGGCGGCCCGGGAGCGGCATCAGATGGCGCTCAGCGACGCGGCGCCGATCCCGGAGCCGGTCACGATCGACGCGGAGATCGTCGATCCCGGGGAAACCGACAAAAAGCCTTAA
- a CDS encoding HhH-GPD-type base excision DNA repair protein: MTFSLPIPAEANALLDRDPLAVLLGLVLDQQITMEKAFTSPLVLAQRLGHEPTATELADFDPEALLEIFATPPALHRFPKAMATRVQEVCRVIADQYDGDVAALWRDVPTGAELYRRIFALPGFGKQKAQIYVALLGKQAGVAPAGWREAAGGYGEAGAYRSVADIVDDESLAKVREYKKAVKAAAKAAKA; this comes from the coding sequence ATGACTTTCTCCCTGCCCATTCCCGCCGAGGCGAACGCGCTGCTGGACCGCGACCCGCTCGCGGTCCTGCTGGGCCTGGTCCTGGACCAGCAGATCACCATGGAGAAGGCGTTCACCTCACCGCTCGTGCTGGCCCAGCGGCTGGGACACGAGCCGACCGCGACCGAGCTGGCCGACTTCGACCCGGAGGCGTTGCTGGAGATCTTCGCCACCCCGCCCGCGCTGCACCGCTTCCCGAAAGCGATGGCGACCCGGGTCCAGGAGGTCTGCCGGGTGATCGCCGATCAGTACGACGGCGACGTCGCGGCGCTCTGGCGGGACGTGCCGACCGGCGCCGAGCTGTACCGGAGGATCTTCGCGCTGCCCGGCTTCGGCAAGCAGAAGGCACAGATCTACGTGGCGCTGCTCGGCAAGCAGGCCGGGGTGGCTCCGGCCGGGTGGCGGGAGGCCGCCGGCGGCTACGGCGAGGCCGGCGCGTACCGGTCGGTCGCGGACATCGTCGACGACGAGTCGCTGGCCAAGGTCCGGGAGTACAAGAAGGCCGTGAAGGCGGCGGCGAAAGCCGCGAAAGCGTAG
- a CDS encoding GAF domain-containing protein, giving the protein MRLPQYPQLHDPARLREVARLGLDRESRREYLAGMVEEVADRIGTPFAVLDTLLDDAQVFLAGTGPIPAWIGEVGGTPIEWAFCTRLMPDGRPLFIPDTTVDPEHRVNPLVTVEGVRSYIGAPLISSNGHVLGGLCALDVQPRQFADADLAYLARMAGETVRRIEEHAEPAS; this is encoded by the coding sequence GTGAGGCTGCCGCAATATCCGCAGCTGCACGACCCGGCCCGGCTGCGTGAGGTGGCCCGGCTCGGCCTGGACCGGGAGAGCCGCCGGGAGTACCTGGCCGGCATGGTCGAGGAGGTGGCCGACCGGATCGGCACGCCGTTCGCGGTGCTGGACACGCTGCTCGACGACGCCCAGGTGTTCCTGGCCGGGACCGGTCCGATCCCGGCCTGGATCGGCGAGGTGGGCGGCACCCCGATCGAGTGGGCGTTCTGCACCCGGCTGATGCCCGACGGCCGGCCGCTGTTCATCCCGGACACCACCGTGGACCCGGAGCACCGGGTGAACCCCCTGGTGACGGTCGAGGGGGTCCGGTCGTACATCGGCGCGCCGCTGATCTCGTCGAACGGCCACGTGCTGGGCGGCCTGTGCGCCCTGGACGTCCAGCCCCGGCAGTTCGCCGACGCCGACCTCGCCTATCTGGCGCGGATGGCGGGCGAGACGGTCCGCCGGATCGAGGAGCACGCCGAACCGGCATCATGA
- a CDS encoding methyl-accepting chemotaxis protein translates to MPSLLRRLSLTPEPPAEQGVRGDFVAEALEPIPAYCDVIDGHVNDVIALTGEAAQSIVEQMVKVDSLAEVMAGDVSQLAGTLSRTERELGQVSSSNDQLVGRLISYFLYRDHQIRVLVDEMRELNQHVKQIEEVSRATNILALNAMIEAVRAGDAGEGFSVVADEVRKLAHRSAEAAHGIGSSIGDLTAKLDSVLSDDTQFDRDQEIPETNEETAMTRRLGGIANAQREMSEMVSGILRDTVEAARQVQRSSDELVAETTGAVGHVQFQDISRQMLEHVAEAVADVSRQATAVAGYARGERSAEEIRDEAINVEDLRAKHVMARQRFTHAAQTGSDAEAANEPLIELF, encoded by the coding sequence ATGCCCAGCCTTCTCCGCAGGCTCTCGCTCACCCCGGAACCACCGGCGGAGCAGGGCGTCCGGGGGGACTTCGTGGCCGAGGCCCTGGAGCCGATCCCGGCGTACTGCGACGTCATCGACGGCCACGTCAACGACGTCATCGCCCTGACCGGGGAAGCGGCGCAGTCGATCGTCGAGCAGATGGTGAAGGTCGACTCGCTCGCGGAGGTGATGGCCGGCGACGTGTCTCAGCTCGCCGGCACGCTCAGCCGCACCGAGCGGGAGCTCGGCCAGGTCAGCTCGTCGAACGACCAGCTGGTCGGGCGGCTGATCTCGTACTTCCTCTACCGGGACCACCAGATCCGGGTGCTGGTCGACGAGATGCGCGAGCTCAACCAGCACGTCAAGCAGATCGAAGAGGTGAGCCGGGCGACCAACATCCTGGCTCTGAACGCGATGATCGAGGCGGTCCGGGCCGGCGACGCCGGCGAGGGCTTCTCGGTCGTCGCCGACGAGGTGCGCAAGCTCGCGCACCGCTCGGCGGAGGCGGCGCACGGCATCGGCAGCAGCATCGGCGACCTGACCGCCAAGCTCGACTCGGTGCTCTCCGACGACACCCAGTTCGACCGGGACCAGGAGATCCCGGAGACGAACGAGGAGACCGCGATGACCCGCCGGCTGGGCGGCATCGCGAACGCCCAGCGGGAGATGTCGGAGATGGTCAGCGGCATCCTGCGGGACACCGTCGAGGCGGCCCGGCAGGTGCAGCGCAGCTCCGACGAACTGGTCGCGGAGACCACCGGAGCGGTCGGACATGTCCAGTTCCAGGACATCAGCCGCCAGATGTTGGAACATGTGGCTGAAGCCGTCGCCGACGTGAGCCGTCAGGCGACGGCGGTCGCCGGGTACGCCCGCGGCGAACGCAGCGCCGAGGAGATCCGGGACGAGGCCATCAACGTCGAGGACCTGCGAGCGAAACACGTGATGGCCCGCCAGCGGTTCACCCACGCGGCGCAGACCGGCTCGGACGCCGAGGCCGCGAACGAACCGTTGATCGAGTTGTTCTGA
- a CDS encoding response regulator → MTTVMLVDDSATMLMSLKSILTKAGYAVETAGHGKEALDKLSKGVKPNLIISDVNMPQMDGITFAREARKAPGMRFTPILMLTTESEQSKRAEAKSAGATGWLVKPVGPDQLLGVIKQVLPGA, encoded by the coding sequence ATGACCACCGTGATGCTCGTCGACGACTCCGCCACCATGCTGATGAGCCTGAAGTCCATCCTCACCAAGGCCGGCTACGCGGTGGAGACCGCCGGGCACGGCAAGGAGGCGCTGGACAAGCTCAGCAAGGGCGTCAAGCCCAACCTGATCATCAGCGACGTCAACATGCCGCAGATGGATGGGATCACCTTCGCACGTGAGGCTCGCAAGGCACCGGGTATGCGGTTCACGCCGATCCTGATGCTGACCACCGAGTCGGAGCAGTCCAAGCGGGCCGAGGCGAAGAGCGCCGGAGCCACCGGCTGGCTGGTCAAGCCGGTCGGACCGGACCAGCTGCTCGGTGTGATCAAGCAGGTGCTGCCCGGGGCCTGA
- a CDS encoding chemotaxis protein CheA has protein sequence MNPLLAQFLAEANDLLASVDDGLLELERHPGDPELVNEVFRAAHTFKGSSGLFDFPELTRLTHAAEDLLDAVRGGRLALDSGMTDDLLASFDLIRGWLAHVTAHERLPATAGQDAAGLITKLRAPLGGGAEPAAADQESQASVRRIDPPPQWLAHLGTEWLIETAGWLATTSSTLRFVRYLPDQDCFFRAEDPLHLVRQVPGLDRLAVIPPDEWPAPDQYDEYVCLLSFVIATRAAVGELDYLFRYVPDQISVVELDAAAIHRHLEGEDETEVPVATPAPRPDALHVDPALAADAQAVLAAAHRTLAVGEPVGTQLAALTASVTAAALALGVPLDLTGADQEAVNAAIEGVLGRAPVEPAAEPPAVDHPVVAALAAPPAPVPAAEPAGRADDPGGQVGTRVLKVDQEKVDRLMELVGELNVAKNGLTFLAAAAEEEFGSRALSRRIKDQYAGLHRIAEELQAAVMDVRMLPLSVAFGRFPRLVRDLSRRLGKTIELVTEGEDTMADKDVIEALGDPLVHLVRNSLDHGIETSEERIAAGKTPAARLTLAAVADGDAVLVEVSDDGRGVDPVRVKRKAYEKGLISEEELESLSDSDAVDLVFRPGFSTADQISDLSGRGVGMDAVRASVEKLGGSVTMRSELGSGTVTRLRLPLSMAVTQVMVVSVAGQRFGVPVDLVVETVRVPAAEMGRVLHQDVVVMRGEVVPVIDLARALEMPWSPEPDRDLAVLVASVNGQRIGLLVEQFHREVDVILKPMEGLLAYAAEFSGTALLGDGLVLLVLNLKEVLGLAARVA, from the coding sequence ATGAACCCTCTGCTCGCCCAGTTCCTCGCCGAGGCGAACGACCTGCTCGCCTCGGTCGACGACGGTCTGCTGGAGCTGGAGCGCCACCCCGGCGATCCGGAGCTGGTCAACGAGGTGTTCCGGGCCGCGCACACGTTCAAGGGCTCGTCCGGGCTCTTCGACTTCCCGGAGCTGACCCGGCTCACGCACGCCGCCGAGGACCTGCTGGACGCGGTCCGCGGCGGCCGGCTGGCGCTCGACTCCGGGATGACCGACGACCTGCTCGCCTCGTTCGACCTGATCCGCGGCTGGCTCGCGCACGTCACCGCGCACGAGCGGCTGCCGGCCACGGCCGGCCAGGACGCCGCCGGGTTGATCACCAAGCTGCGGGCCCCGCTCGGCGGCGGCGCCGAGCCGGCCGCCGCCGATCAGGAGAGCCAGGCTTCGGTACGCCGGATCGACCCACCGCCGCAGTGGCTGGCGCACCTGGGCACCGAATGGCTGATCGAGACCGCCGGGTGGCTCGCCACCACCTCGTCCACCCTGCGTTTCGTGCGGTACCTGCCGGACCAGGACTGCTTCTTCCGGGCCGAGGACCCGCTGCACCTGGTCCGCCAGGTGCCCGGCCTGGACCGGCTGGCGGTGATCCCGCCGGACGAGTGGCCGGCCCCGGACCAGTACGACGAGTACGTCTGCCTGCTCAGCTTCGTGATCGCCACCCGGGCCGCGGTCGGCGAGCTGGACTACCTGTTCCGCTACGTCCCGGACCAGATCAGCGTGGTCGAGCTGGACGCCGCCGCGATTCACCGGCACCTGGAGGGCGAGGACGAGACCGAGGTCCCGGTCGCCACCCCGGCGCCCCGCCCGGACGCCCTGCACGTGGACCCGGCGCTGGCCGCCGACGCGCAGGCCGTGCTCGCCGCCGCGCACCGCACCCTGGCCGTCGGCGAGCCGGTCGGCACCCAGCTGGCCGCGCTGACCGCCTCGGTCACCGCCGCCGCCCTGGCCCTCGGCGTGCCGCTCGACCTGACCGGCGCCGACCAGGAGGCGGTGAACGCGGCGATCGAGGGCGTGCTCGGCCGGGCCCCGGTAGAACCGGCCGCCGAGCCGCCGGCCGTCGACCACCCGGTGGTGGCGGCGCTGGCCGCCCCGCCCGCGCCGGTGCCGGCCGCCGAGCCGGCCGGCCGGGCTGACGACCCGGGCGGCCAGGTCGGCACCCGGGTGCTCAAGGTCGACCAGGAGAAGGTGGACCGGCTGATGGAGCTGGTCGGCGAGCTGAACGTGGCCAAGAACGGGCTGACCTTCCTGGCCGCCGCGGCCGAGGAGGAGTTCGGCAGCCGGGCGCTCAGCCGCCGGATCAAGGATCAGTACGCCGGCCTGCACCGGATCGCCGAGGAACTGCAGGCGGCCGTGATGGACGTCCGGATGCTGCCGCTCTCGGTCGCCTTCGGCCGGTTCCCGCGGCTGGTCCGGGACCTGAGCCGGCGACTCGGCAAGACCATCGAGCTGGTCACCGAGGGCGAGGACACGATGGCCGACAAGGACGTCATCGAGGCGCTCGGCGACCCGCTGGTGCACCTGGTGCGCAACAGCCTGGACCACGGCATCGAGACCTCCGAGGAGCGGATCGCCGCCGGCAAGACGCCGGCCGCGCGACTCACCCTGGCGGCGGTGGCCGACGGGGACGCGGTGCTGGTCGAGGTCTCCGACGACGGGCGCGGGGTGGACCCGGTGCGGGTCAAGCGGAAGGCGTACGAAAAAGGCTTGATCTCCGAGGAGGAGCTGGAGTCGCTCAGCGACAGCGACGCGGTCGATCTGGTCTTCCGCCCCGGCTTCTCGACCGCCGACCAGATCTCCGACCTGTCCGGCCGCGGCGTCGGCATGGACGCGGTCCGGGCCAGCGTGGAGAAGCTCGGCGGCAGCGTCACGATGCGCTCCGAACTGGGCAGCGGCACGGTCACCCGGCTGCGGCTGCCGCTCTCCATGGCGGTCACCCAGGTGATGGTGGTCAGCGTGGCCGGGCAGCGGTTCGGCGTCCCGGTCGACCTGGTGGTGGAGACGGTCCGGGTGCCGGCCGCCGAGATGGGCCGGGTGCTGCACCAGGACGTGGTGGTGATGCGCGGCGAGGTGGTGCCGGTGATCGACCTGGCCCGGGCGCTGGAGATGCCCTGGTCGCCGGAGCCGGACCGGGACCTCGCGGTGCTCGTCGCGTCGGTCAACGGGCAGCGGATCGGCCTGCTGGTCGAGCAGTTCCACCGCGAGGTCGACGTGATCCTCAAACCGATGGAGGGGCTGCTCGCCTACGCCGCGGAGTTCTCCGGCACCGCGCTGCTCGGCGACGGCCTGGTGCTGCTGGTGCTGAACCTGAAGGAGGTGCTCGGCCTTGCCGCTCGAGTTGCGTGA
- a CDS encoding response regulator, with translation MTRVLVVDDAATVRLYHTSLLREAGFEVAEAANGLEAVEAAMTTPFDLFVVDVNMPKMNGYACVETLRSETVGTAAPVLMISTEDRPGDADRAYQAGANLYLVKPVAAERLVRVATMLTTGKDPAA, from the coding sequence ATGACCCGGGTTTTAGTAGTCGACGACGCCGCGACCGTGCGGCTCTACCACACCAGCCTGCTCCGGGAGGCCGGGTTCGAGGTGGCCGAGGCGGCGAACGGCCTGGAGGCCGTGGAGGCCGCGATGACCACGCCCTTCGACCTGTTCGTGGTGGACGTCAACATGCCCAAGATGAACGGCTACGCCTGCGTGGAGACGCTGCGCTCGGAGACGGTCGGGACGGCCGCCCCGGTGCTGATGATCAGCACCGAGGACCGGCCCGGCGACGCGGACCGGGCCTACCAGGCCGGAGCCAACCTCTACCTGGTCAAACCGGTCGCCGCCGAGCGGCTGGTCCGGGTCGCCACCATGCTCACCACCGGGAAGGACCCGGCGGCATGA
- a CDS encoding CheR family methyltransferase has protein sequence MAGATTSGALSDADFDRFVEYFYKRTGIHFSSGKRYFVDKRIETCVRNSRYDTFASWFAALRMNDKDMLQELINQLTVNETYFLREDYQFDAMLSTVLPNVLAARGGVNRIVGPVKILSLPCSTGEEPYSIALRLLEEWEHIDHVDVEIHGADIDSDVLAKAAHASYGERSLQRVPKAWVNKYFAPVGAGRYQVDEGIRSAVTLHRMNVCDTAEMRRFRDFDVIFCRNVLIYFDELSSRRAAENLYGALRPGGYLFLGHSESMSRISPIFTPTRLPEGIVYQRPTGAK, from the coding sequence ATGGCCGGCGCGACCACGAGCGGCGCCCTGTCCGACGCCGACTTCGACCGATTCGTCGAGTACTTCTACAAGCGGACCGGCATCCACTTCAGCTCCGGCAAGCGCTACTTCGTCGACAAGCGGATCGAGACCTGCGTCCGCAACTCCCGGTACGACACGTTCGCCAGCTGGTTCGCCGCGCTCCGGATGAACGACAAGGACATGCTGCAGGAGCTGATCAACCAGCTCACCGTGAACGAGACGTACTTCCTGCGTGAGGACTACCAGTTCGACGCGATGCTCAGCACGGTCCTGCCGAACGTGCTCGCGGCCCGCGGCGGAGTGAACCGGATCGTCGGCCCCGTCAAGATTCTCTCGTTGCCCTGCTCGACCGGCGAGGAGCCGTACTCGATCGCGCTGCGCCTGCTCGAGGAGTGGGAGCACATCGACCACGTGGACGTGGAGATCCACGGGGCCGACATCGACAGCGACGTGCTGGCCAAGGCGGCGCACGCCAGTTACGGCGAGCGGTCCCTGCAACGGGTGCCGAAGGCCTGGGTGAACAAGTACTTCGCCCCGGTCGGCGCCGGCCGCTACCAGGTCGACGAGGGCATCCGCAGCGCGGTGACGCTGCACCGGATGAACGTCTGTGACACCGCCGAGATGCGCCGGTTCCGGGATTTCGACGTGATCTTCTGCCGCAACGTGCTGATCTACTTCGACGAGCTGTCCAGCCGCCGGGCCGCCGAGAACCTCTACGGCGCGCTCCGCCCGGGCGGTTACCTCTTCCTCGGGCACTCGGAGTCGATGAGCCGGATCTCGCCGATCTTCACGCCGACCCGCCTGCCGGAGGGCATCGTCTACCAGCGACCGACCGGAGCGAAGTGA
- a CDS encoding HEAT repeat domain-containing protein, which produces MGLVRKQAPEPELPQVLDTDELVRRLDDPDPELRREAALELAGKPEAVPELLARVGLETEPRVRDAVLTTLAGHDSEAVAAGLAVHLASDEAGLRTAVAEALASMPVSTPALLPSLLAAPDHDVRVMTAMVLADLPHPEAKSWLVQMIAEDPHPNVVTAAIDALLPAASAEHIGVLEAAVLRFPDDPFLAFTVRAALPRLTGTA; this is translated from the coding sequence ATGGGACTGGTCCGGAAGCAGGCACCCGAACCTGAGTTGCCGCAGGTTCTCGACACCGACGAGCTGGTCCGCCGGCTCGACGACCCGGATCCGGAGCTGCGCCGGGAGGCCGCGCTGGAGCTGGCCGGGAAACCGGAGGCGGTGCCCGAGCTGCTGGCCCGGGTCGGGCTGGAGACCGAGCCGCGGGTCCGCGACGCGGTGCTCACCACGCTGGCCGGGCACGACTCCGAGGCGGTCGCGGCCGGGCTCGCGGTGCACCTGGCCAGCGACGAGGCCGGGCTGCGGACCGCGGTGGCGGAGGCGCTGGCGAGCATGCCGGTCTCCACACCGGCGCTGCTGCCCAGCCTGCTCGCGGCGCCGGACCACGACGTCCGGGTGATGACCGCCATGGTGCTGGCCGACCTGCCGCACCCGGAGGCGAAGTCCTGGCTGGTCCAGATGATCGCCGAGGATCCGCATCCGAACGTGGTGACCGCGGCGATCGACGCGCTGCTGCCGGCCGCCTCGGCCGAGCACATCGGAGTCCTGGAGGCGGCCGTGCTCCGGTTCCCGGACGACCCGTTCCTGGCCTTCACGGTCCGCGCGGCGCTGCCCCGACTCACCGGTACGGCGTGA
- the cheB gene encoding chemotaxis-specific protein-glutamate methyltransferase CheB: protein MPTSVLVVDDSALMRRALKGMLTDAGDFDVHTARNGVDALEQLDRVHPDVVTLDVNMPEMDGLTCLAKIMEQRPTPVVMVSSLTEHNALVTLEALELGAIDYVPKPGGTVSLNIDEVSTELVRKVRGAARAKVKRAGGLSARIRAHSERAAAAPPRRKPGAVGTVDLVLIGSSTGGPALLSELLPQLPATLGAPVVLAQHIPASFTGPLARRLDEECQLRVHEVDRIMTVRPGNIYIGRGAADVVVARRSDGLIVKSVPAAEEYRWHPSVDRMVASASRYLDPARLVCVLLTGMGDDGAKEMAAVKAAGGRTIAESEETAVVWGMPGELARRGGATEVLPAYEIADRLADWVR from the coding sequence GTGCCCACCTCGGTTCTCGTGGTCGACGACTCGGCGCTGATGCGCCGGGCCTTGAAGGGCATGCTCACCGACGCCGGCGACTTCGACGTGCACACCGCCCGCAACGGGGTGGACGCGCTGGAGCAGCTGGACCGGGTCCATCCGGACGTGGTGACGCTGGACGTGAACATGCCGGAGATGGACGGGCTGACGTGCCTGGCCAAGATCATGGAGCAGCGGCCCACCCCGGTCGTGATGGTCTCCTCGCTGACCGAGCACAACGCGCTGGTCACCCTGGAGGCGCTGGAGCTGGGCGCGATCGACTACGTGCCCAAGCCGGGCGGCACCGTGTCGCTCAACATCGACGAGGTGTCCACCGAGCTGGTCCGTAAGGTCCGGGGCGCGGCGAGGGCGAAGGTGAAGCGGGCCGGCGGCCTGAGCGCGCGGATCCGGGCGCACAGCGAGCGCGCCGCCGCAGCGCCGCCGCGCCGCAAGCCGGGTGCGGTGGGCACGGTCGACCTGGTGCTGATCGGCTCCTCCACCGGTGGCCCGGCGCTGCTCTCCGAGCTGCTTCCGCAGCTGCCGGCCACGCTGGGCGCCCCGGTGGTGCTGGCCCAGCACATCCCGGCGTCGTTCACCGGTCCGCTGGCCCGCCGGCTGGACGAGGAGTGCCAGCTGCGGGTGCACGAGGTGGACCGGATCATGACGGTCCGGCCGGGCAACATCTACATCGGCCGCGGCGCCGCCGACGTGGTGGTGGCCCGGCGCAGCGACGGCCTGATCGTGAAGAGCGTGCCGGCCGCCGAGGAGTACCGCTGGCATCCCAGCGTGGACCGGATGGTGGCCTCGGCCAGTCGTTACCTGGACCCGGCTCGGCTGGTCTGTGTGCTGCTGACCGGGATGGGCGACGACGGCGCCAAGGAGATGGCCGCGGTCAAGGCGGCCGGGGGCCGGACCATCGCCGAATCCGAGGAGACCGCGGTGGTCTGGGGCATGCCGGGCGAGCTCGCCCGGCGAGGCGGGGCGACCGAGGTGCTGCCCGCGTACGAGATCGCCGACCGGCTGGCCGACTGGGTGCGCTGA